Genomic segment of Paenibacillus polymyxa:
TTGGTTAAGCTCCTCTTCCTGCTCTTTACGAACGTTCATCCGATCAATAATTTTTAGGAACGGGAACCAGATGACAAAGACGACAGCCATATTAAACAACTGCAGTACGCCTCCCATCAGAGATCCCGTAGCCATCATTCCACTAAAGAACAACGGCATCGTCCAAGGAACCTGTATTCCGTTTGGCGGCGGTACAATCCCAGTAGACATGGCGAAGTAAGTAATCAGCGTAACGATCATTGGAGCAATGACCCATGGGACAAAAATAAGCGGATTCATCACAACCGGCAAACCGAATATGACGGGCTCGTTGACATTAAACAGACCCGGTCCAAGGGCCAGCTTACTGACCTGCTTCAATTGCTTACTCTTCAGGAAGATCAGAATCGTGAGCACTACGGCCAGTGTCATACCTGTACCACCGATACCTACGGTATAAATATCCACAAACTGCTTGGTGATAATATGCGGCAGTTCCGCTCCTTTGGAGTACGCTTCGTAGTTTTCAAGTGCCAGCGTATTCCAGATCGGTTCCATGACTGAGTTGATAATAATCTGACCATGAAGCCCAAAGAACCATAAAAGCTGAACAAAGAAAATAGCAATTAATGTAGGTATAATACCACTGCCCAAGTGCACCAGAGGTGCCTGTACAGCATGATAAATCAGATCATGCAGGTTATTATGAAGAGTCAGTGTAACTACAACATTAATGATCAAAAATATGCCCAATGTAATACACGCCGGAAGCAAAGCGGCAAACGATTTGGCAACGGCTGGCGGAACGCCTGGAGGCATTTTGATAACAATGTTCCGCTGTGTCACTCTTCGGTAAATTTCAGCAGCTATAAAAGCAACGATCATGCCAAGGAACATGCCTTTGGCCCCAATCCGATCCAACGGAATGACACCAGCAATCGTGGCACCGCTTTCTTGTGTCAGCACAAACGGGGTGAGCATCAAGAAGCTGACCAACGCGATCATGCCACCGAATATGGGCTCGACCTTATAACTTCGGGATAAATAATAGCCGATCCCGACAACCACGAATAAGGTCATGATGTTCAGGGTGGCACTCGGCGCAATGTTCAGCAGACTGTTAAAAGTCGCATAATTACCGTCGCCCATCCAATCTTTTAGAAACGGCAGATTGATAATAACGACAATGATGGAGCCAAAAACTGTTAATGGAAATGACAACATAAATGCATCACGCAGTACAGTAAGATAGCGGTTGTTGTTCAGTTTACCGGCAATAGGTATCAGTATCCGGCTTAATTTCTCAAACAAAGCCTATTCCTCCCCGCGAAGTGACTTGCATCAATAGGGTTGCAAGCTTTTCATGTCCCAAATTTCACAAACTTACATGTTCCGTTATAAATTTCTGGATTTGAACAGCTCCAGCAATTCTAGAACCAGATCCTTCATGGTAACCGTGGACATCAGATGATCCTCGGCATGCATTAGAAGGAGCGAGAAAGGGGTTTGGGTACCTCCCGCTTCCTTCTTAACCATTTGAAAATGGATATCATGCGCAGCACGTAAATCCTGCTTGGCTTGTTTGAGCAGTTCGTCCGCACCCTCTACATTCTCATTTCGATATTCGGTCAGCGCCTGAATCACTTTACTGCGAGCGCTTCCACTATGAAGAATAAGTTGGAAACTAATTTGCTCTTCCGTCAGTTCGGCTATATTGACTTTATCCATTTTTGCGTTCCACCAGCTTCACTGCTTGCTCATAGGCTTTCTTACCGTCAACCATCCCGTATGCCATCATGTCAATCACTTCTACATAAATACCATATTGGGCTGCTTCCTTTTCCAGCTGTCCTTTAAGAAAACTCATTTGCGGGCCAATCAATACTGCGTCAGCCTTAGCCATGTCTTCTGCCGCCTGATCTTGACCTACTGCCCAAATTTCAGCCTCGTCTCCAATGGACTTAGCATAATCCTGCATCTTAGTAACCAGCAAACTTGTAGACATACCTGAGCTGCACGCCAGCAAAATTTTCTTCATGATTGTTCCTTCCCTTCAAGTTCTGATTGGATGTTAACTACTAGAAAACGTTTACAGCGTAATTATAAATCCAGTTTTTTGATTTGTCTATACATTTAATATATATGTATAGACTTTTTTTAAAATGACACTGTTTCTTCACTTTTTTCTTGAAAATGAACGTGATCTCTTATCTTTAATCTCTCAATAGAATCGATTTTCACTATAAGAAGTTTTGCCAAATGATATGTTATTCGATTCTGTAAAATGTTAACATGAGCTTACGGAGTAAACATAATAGCCCCTCCGTAGCCAAAGAATAGCTGAGGTGAGAAGAGATGAGTAGAGATGAGAAGAGTCAAAGTAAAACCAAGCAAGAGTTAGACCGGGTCGTGTTCATCGGCCGCACGTTTGAGGAGTACGTCCAAATGTTCAATTTGCAAATTTCTGAACTTGTAGGCAAAAAGATTTTGGACTGTCCTGCGGGAGCATGTTCCTTCACCGCTCTGGGCACCAAAGCCTCGCTGGATATCACCGCAAGTGATATCGCCTACGACCACAAGATTGATGATCTGAAACGCAAAGGCCTATTGGATATTGAGCATGCAATGGAAACGCTAGAACGTGCAAA
This window contains:
- a CDS encoding PTS lactose/cellobiose transporter subunit IIA is translated as MDKVNIAELTEEQISFQLILHSGSARSKVIQALTEYRNENVEGADELLKQAKQDLRAAHDIHFQMVKKEAGGTQTPFSLLLMHAEDHLMSTVTMKDLVLELLELFKSRNL
- the celB gene encoding PTS cellobiose transporter subunit IIC, translated to MFEKLSRILIPIAGKLNNNRYLTVLRDAFMLSFPLTVFGSIIVVIINLPFLKDWMGDGNYATFNSLLNIAPSATLNIMTLFVVVGIGYYLSRSYKVEPIFGGMIALVSFLMLTPFVLTQESGATIAGVIPLDRIGAKGMFLGMIVAFIAAEIYRRVTQRNIVIKMPPGVPPAVAKSFAALLPACITLGIFLIINVVVTLTLHNNLHDLIYHAVQAPLVHLGSGIIPTLIAIFFVQLLWFFGLHGQIIINSVMEPIWNTLALENYEAYSKGAELPHIITKQFVDIYTVGIGGTGMTLAVVLTILIFLKSKQLKQVSKLALGPGLFNVNEPVIFGLPVVMNPLIFVPWVIAPMIVTLITYFAMSTGIVPPPNGIQVPWTMPLFFSGMMATGSLMGGVLQLFNMAVVFVIWFPFLKIIDRMNVRKEQEEELNQTAIAGKDQTVGM
- a CDS encoding PTS sugar transporter subunit IIB, yielding MKKILLACSSGMSTSLLVTKMQDYAKSIGDEAEIWAVGQDQAAEDMAKADAVLIGPQMSFLKGQLEKEAAQYGIYVEVIDMMAYGMVDGKKAYEQAVKLVERKNG